The genomic region CGACTCGCCGCGGCTGCCGCGACGGACGCGATCCGGGTCGCCCTGGAGGCCTGGGCCGAGACCGATGCGCCGCTCACCGGGGCCGGTTCACCCGCCGAGCTGGCCGTCCGCTGTCTGCGCGAACTGCTCGGCGGGACAAAGCTCCTGGACGGGTGAGGAATCCGCGTCAGTGGCGGCCTCGGACGGCCTGGCCCCGCGCCTCCTTCGGCAGTCCGAGCACCCGCTCGGCGATGATGTTGCGCTGGATCTCGTTGGAGCCCGCGTAGATGGTGTCGGCGCGGGAGAACAGGAACAGCCGCTGCCGGTCGTCGAGTCCGTCCGGACCCGCGCCGGGGCCGGAACCGGTGAGCATCCCGGCGGCGCCGCTGACCTCCATGGCGAGCTCGCCGAGCGCCCGGTGCCAGGTCGCCCAGTAGATCTTGCCGATGGACGCCTCGGGCCCGGAGGCCCCGGCTGCCGCACCGTCCAGCATGCGCAGTGCGTTGAAGCAGATGGTCTCCAGTCCGATCCAGGCCCGGACCAGCCGGTCGCGGATCAGCGGATCATCGATCGCGCCGTTGCGTTCGGCCAGCGCGACGATCGCGGCCAGCTCACGGCGGAAGCCCACTTGCTGGCCGAGAGTGGAGACGCCCCGCTCGAAGCCCAGCGTGGCCATCGCGGTCCGCCAGCCGTCGCCGGGCGCGCCCACCACGCAGGAGGCGGCGGTGCGGGCGTCGTCGAAGAAGACCTCGTTGAACTCGCTGGTCCCGGTGAGCTGGACGATGGGCCGGACCACCACGCCCGGCTGGTCCATGGGGACGAGCAGATACGAGAGGCCGGTGTGCCGCTCGGATCCCGGCTCGGTGCGGGCCAGTACGAAGCACCACTGCGACTCGTGGGCGAGCGAGGTCCAGGTCTTCTGGCCGTTGACCACCCACTCGCCGCGGCCGGTGTCCCGTTCGGCCCGTGTCCGTACCCCGGCCAGGTCGGAGCCTGCGTCGGGCTCGCTGTACCCCTGGCACCACAGTTCGCGTACGGCGACGACCGGCGGCAGGAAGCGCTGCTTCTGCTCCTCGGTGCCGAAGGCGATGAGGGTCGGCCCGAGGAGTTGCTCACCGATGTGGTTGACGCGGGCGGGCGCGTCCGCGAGTGCGTACTCCTCGTGGAAGACGACCTGCTGTTCCAGGGTGGCGCCACGTCCGCCGTACTCCTCGGGCCAGCCCACGCAGGTCCATCCGTGCGCCGCCATGTGCCGCTCCCAGGCCAGCCTCTCGGCGAAGGCCTCGTGTTCGCGGCCCGGCCCGCCGAGCCCCTTGACCTCGCGGAACCCGCCTTCCAGGTGGTCGCGCAGCCAGGCGCGGACCTCGGCCCTGAATTCGTCCAACGCCACGGCGCCGTCTCTCCTCACGTGTTCATCCGCATGTCCGTGCGACCGTCCCCGGGTGGCGCCGCCGGCCGTCCGCCCGAACGCCCCTCTCACGGGCCGTCCCCCGTCCGAAGACCGGCCAGCACGGCGGAGCCGATCCGGCGGCGGTGCGCAGCGGGGGTACCGAGCAGGTGGGCGTCGCCGTGTGCCCGCTTGAAGTAGCGGTGGGCATCGTGTTCCCAGGTGATCCCCATGCCGCCGTGCAGCTGGATCATCTCGGCGGCGGCCAGTGACAGCGCCTCGGAACACGCCGACCTGGCCGCGGCGGCCAGCACGGGTTCGGCATCGGCGTGCGCGGCGCCGAGCGCCAGTGAGCGGGCGGCCTCGACTGCCGTGTACACATCGGCCAGCCGGTGCTTGACCGCCTGGAACGAGCCGATCGTCCGGCCGAACTGCACCCGTTGCCCTGCGTACGCGACGGTCAGCTCCAGGCAGCGCGCGGCGGCGCCCACCGACTCCGCGGCCAGTGCCGTGCAGGCCAGGTCCCGTACCCGCGCGAGGATGCGCGCGCCCTCGGCGCCGGCCGGGCCGACGAGCGCCGCGGGGGCCCGGTCCAGCACCAGCCGTGCCTGCGGCCGGGTCCGGTCCAGCACCCCGCACGGTTCCCGGCGCACCCCCGCCCCGTCGAGCCGGAAGAGACCGAGCCGGCCTCCCGGCATCCGGGCGAAGGCGAGCAGCACCGAGGCCGAATCGCCGCACAGCACATGCTCCTTGACGCCGGTCAGCAGCCAGCGCCCACCGTCCGGTGCGGCGAGGGAGCGGATCGCGCCGGGCTCCCACGAGCCGTTCTCCGCCCAGGCCAGCGCGCCGATCCGGTCCGCGGCCAGTTCCTCGGCGGACTCCCCCGCGGCGACCAGAGCCTGCGCCGCCAGCACCGCCGATCCCAGATACGGCACCGGGCTGAGCGAACGCCCCAGTTCCTCCATCACCACATGGACCTCGGCGGGCCCGCAGCCGAGCCCCCCGTACGTCTCCGGAACGCCGAGTGCGGCCACGCCGATCTGACGGGTCAGCGGTTCCCAGGCGGCCGCGCCCTCGTGGCGGGCCAGGACGGCGCGCACCGCCTCCCGCAGCCCGGACTGCTCCTCGGTCTCCCTCATGTCCGCTCCCCCGCTTCGCCCGCCCTCCGGTCGGCCTCTTCCCGGGCTCTGCGCCGCAGTTCGGCCTTGAGCAGCTTTCCGCCGGCGTTCCGGGGCAGCGTGTCCACCGCGACGAAGCGGCGGGGGACCTTGAAGTTGGCGAGCCGTTCCCTCGTCCAGGCGGTGAGTTCCTCCGGTCCCGCGCCCCGGCCCGCCGCCGGTACGTAGTAGGCGACCCCGACCTCACCCAGCCGTGCGTCCGGCGCCCCGACGACCGCGACATCGGCGATTCCCTCATGGGCGATCAGGGTGTGCTCGACCTCGGCCGGGTAGGCGTTGAACCCGCCGACCACGTACATGTCCTTGAGCCGGTCGGTGACGGTCAGATAGCCGCGTTCGTCCCGCACCCCGATGTCACCGGTGCGCAGCCAGCCGCCGTCGGCGAGGGCTTCGGCGGTGGCGGCCGGGTCGTCGAGATAGCCGA from Streptomyces sp. NBC_01267 harbors:
- a CDS encoding acyl-CoA dehydrogenase family protein gives rise to the protein MALDEFRAEVRAWLRDHLEGGFREVKGLGGPGREHEAFAERLAWERHMAAHGWTCVGWPEEYGGRGATLEQQVVFHEEYALADAPARVNHIGEQLLGPTLIAFGTEEQKQRFLPPVVAVRELWCQGYSEPDAGSDLAGVRTRAERDTGRGEWVVNGQKTWTSLAHESQWCFVLARTEPGSERHTGLSYLLVPMDQPGVVVRPIVQLTGTSEFNEVFFDDARTAASCVVGAPGDGWRTAMATLGFERGVSTLGQQVGFRRELAAIVALAERNGAIDDPLIRDRLVRAWIGLETICFNALRMLDGAAAGASGPEASIGKIYWATWHRALGELAMEVSGAAGMLTGSGPGAGPDGLDDRQRLFLFSRADTIYAGSNEIQRNIIAERVLGLPKEARGQAVRGRH
- a CDS encoding acyl-CoA dehydrogenase family protein, translating into MRETEEQSGLREAVRAVLARHEGAAAWEPLTRQIGVAALGVPETYGGLGCGPAEVHVVMEELGRSLSPVPYLGSAVLAAQALVAAGESAEELAADRIGALAWAENGSWEPGAIRSLAAPDGGRWLLTGVKEHVLCGDSASVLLAFARMPGGRLGLFRLDGAGVRREPCGVLDRTRPQARLVLDRAPAALVGPAGAEGARILARVRDLACTALAAESVGAAARCLELTVAYAGQRVQFGRTIGSFQAVKHRLADVYTAVEAARSLALGAAHADAEPVLAAAARSACSEALSLAAAEMIQLHGGMGITWEHDAHRYFKRAHGDAHLLGTPAAHRRRIGSAVLAGLRTGDGP